The following coding sequences are from one Capsicum annuum cultivar UCD-10X-F1 chromosome 3, UCD10Xv1.1, whole genome shotgun sequence window:
- the LOC107863456 gene encoding luc7-like protein 3, with product MDAQRALLDELMGSARNLTEDERRGFKEVKWDDKEVCAYYMVRFCPHDLFVNTRSDLGPCPKIHEAKLKESFENSPRHDSYVPKFEAELAHFCEKLVMDLDKKVRRGRERLAQEVEVPPPPPISAEKSEQLSVLEEKIKNLLEQVESLGEAGKVDEAEALMRKVEMLNIEKTALTQQSQQNSALMIAQEKKMALCETCGSFLVANDAAERTQSHVTGKQHVGYGMVRDFLSEYKAAKEKSREEERLAREKEAEERKKLREKEYDSKRRRSDSSDRDKHKDRDHDRDRSRYRGRGRDFDRSIDRNGRGSRDFDRGSDWKHGTSRNGRNRSRERYRERDRSRSRSPIRHGSKRSRSPIHKY from the exons ATGGATGCTCAGAGAGCTTTGTTGGATGAACTGATGGGCTCAG CTCGGAATTTAACTGAAGATGAGAGGAGAGGGTTCAAGGAAGTCAAATGGGACGACAAGGAAGTTTGTGCATACTATATGGTTCGATTTTGCCCCCACGATCTCTTCGTCAATACACGTAGTGATTTAG GACCCTGCCCTAAAATTCATGAAGCAAAGTTGAAGGAAAG tTTTGAGAACTCTCCAAGACACGATTCTTATGTTCCCAAGTTTGAAGCAGAACTAGCCCATTTCTGTGAGAAGTTG GTGATGGACTTGGATAAGAAAGTGAGGCGTGGTAGAGAACGCCTTGCTCAGGAGGTTGAAGTTCCCCCACCTCCTCCAATATCAGCAGAAAAATCTGAGCAGTTATCTGTCCTGGAAGAGAAAATCAAAAACTTGCTAGAACAAGTGGAGTCTCTCGGTGAAGCTGGGAAAGTTGATGAAGCTGAAGCTCTTATGAGAAAG GTGGAAATGCTAAACATTGAAAAGACTGCCTTGACTCAACAATCCCAGCAGAACAGTGCCCTAATGATTGCTCAAGAGAAAAAGATGGCTTTGTGCGAGACATGTGGTTCCTTTCTTGTCGCAAATGATGCTGCAGAGAGGACTCAATCTCACGTCACTGGTAAGCAGCATGTTGGATATGGAATGGTTCGAGATTTCTTATCCGAATACAAG GCTGCTAAAGAGAAGTCAAGAGAAGAGGAAAGGTTGGCCAGGGAGAAAGAAGCGGAAGAAAGGAAAAAGCTGAGGGAGAAAGAATATGACAGCAAACGACGAAGAAGTGACTCATCTGACAGGGACAAGCACAAAGATCGAGATCATGACAGAGACCGGAGTCGCTACCGAGGAAGAGGTCGTGACTTTGACAGGTCCATTGACAGAAATGGCAGAGGAAGCCGTGATTTTGATAGGGGGTCAGATTGGAAACATGGGACTTCCAGAAATGGGAGAAACAGAAGCAGGGAGAGATACCGGGAACGTGATAGAAGCAGGTCGCGCTCGCCTATTAGACATGGTTCCAAGAGGTCCAGGAGTCCAATTCACAAGTATTAG